The following coding sequences are from one Paenibacillus sp. JDR-2 window:
- a CDS encoding acyl-CoA thioesterase, translated as MEQRFSRESRCYKTSRIFPTDVNNHNTLFGGKLMAYIDDIASIAATKHCRRAVVTASTDSVDFLQPIRPSDSVCLESFVTWTGRTSVEVFVKVIKEDLLTGERIVAATSFLTFVALDQNRHPVPVPKVIPESEEEFKLYETASHRAEMRRIRREESKKFADYLTVAHPWD; from the coding sequence ATGGAACAACGTTTTTCCCGCGAATCCAGATGCTACAAGACGTCCAGAATTTTCCCGACCGATGTGAATAACCACAATACGTTATTTGGCGGCAAGCTGATGGCCTATATCGATGATATTGCGTCCATTGCCGCGACCAAGCATTGCCGGCGTGCCGTCGTAACGGCGTCAACCGACTCCGTTGACTTTCTGCAGCCGATCCGGCCATCGGATTCCGTATGCCTGGAGTCTTTTGTCACTTGGACGGGCCGTACATCTGTCGAGGTATTTGTTAAGGTCATTAAAGAAGATCTGTTAACCGGGGAGCGAATCGTTGCGGCAACCTCTTTCCTGACCTTCGTTGCTCTGGATCAGAATAGGCACCCGGTACCCGTGCCCAAGGTCATTCCGGAGTCCGAAGAGGAATTCAAGCTGTATGAGACGGCTTCGCATCGTGCGGAGATGCGGCGGATCCGCCGCGAGGAAAGCAAGAAATTCGCGGATTATTTGACAGTTGCCCATCCGTGGGATTAA